A region of Lycium barbarum isolate Lr01 chromosome 3, ASM1917538v2, whole genome shotgun sequence DNA encodes the following proteins:
- the LOC132631255 gene encoding uncharacterized protein LOC132631255 yields MDSIGPLFSKMLMHLLEVATDVNERETSLREAVPLPTNDAKVVNFVRKNIFARFRTPRAMISDGGTHFCNSLLKNLLEKYGVKHKSLQLTTHRHADRLVYEKACHLSVELEHKAYWAIKKLYLDMNLAGEKKLLQLYELDEFRLGVYENAKLYKKKTKRWHDKHIQHREFTPGQQVLLFNSRQRLFPGKLKSRWSGPFVVTRITPHGAVEIQTIDGVCKFLVNGQRLKRYWGGNFDKEKEQVLLNDEWGRICIVPRR; encoded by the exons ATGGATTCTATTGGCCCACTTTTTTCAAAGATGCTCATGCATTTGCTAGAAGTTGCGACAGATGTCAACGAACGGGAAACATCTCTAAGAG AGGCAGTCCCTCTTCCAACCAATGATGCGAAGGTGGTGAATTTTGTGCGAAAGAATATATTCGCAAGGTTTAGAACCCCACGGGCGATGATTAGTGATGGTGGTACTCACTTCTGCAACAGTTTATTGAAGAACCTTCTGGAAAAGTATGGGGTGAAGCATAAATCTCTACAGCTTACCACCCACAGACATGCGGATAG GTTAGTTTATGAAAAAGCGTGCCATCTGTCGGTTGAATTAGAGCATAAAGCATATTGGGCAATCAAAAAGCTCTATCTTGATATGAATCTGGCAGGAGAGAAGAAGTTGCTCCAATTGTACGAGCTTGATGAATTCAGACTGGGGGTGTATGAGAATGCAAAGCTATACAAGAAAAAGACTAAGAGATGGCACGACAAGCATATACAACATCGTGAGTTCACGCCAGGGCAGCAGGTACTACTCTTTAACTCGAGGCAGAGGTTGTTTCCGGGAAAGCTTAAGTCCCGTTGGTCTGGACCATTTGTGGTGACTAGAATCACACCCCATGGTGCGGTCGAGATACAAACCATAGATGGGGTGTGCAAGTTCTTGGTGAATGGGCAGCGTCTCAAGAGATATTGGGGCGGTAACTTTGACAAGGAGAAGGAGCAAGTGCTCCTTAATGATGAGTGGGGAAGGATCTgcatcgtgccgcgacgttaa